The following proteins come from a genomic window of Methylorubrum populi:
- the msrA gene encoding peptide-methionine (S)-S-oxide reductase MsrA, whose amino-acid sequence MMPERLRPRLPLLLGGLTGLLLLAGAALPLAPASAEEGGQRLPAAAMTAKESAGRESSGLRTATFAGGCFWGVQGVFQHVKGVKNAVSGYAGGTRASARYEEVGTGRTGHAEAVQVTYDPAVVRYDELLQIFFSVALDPTEVDRQGPDTGPQYRSALFPTDAEQAAVAKAYIAQLDGAKIFSKPIATRIEAGAFYPAEGYHQDYMTLHPTNSYIAVNDAPKLRNLKALFPERANAQPVLVGRPPA is encoded by the coding sequence ATGATGCCCGAACGCCTTCGCCCGCGCCTGCCGCTTCTGCTCGGCGGCCTCACCGGTCTCCTCCTGCTCGCGGGCGCCGCCCTTCCCCTGGCGCCGGCCTCCGCGGAAGAGGGTGGGCAGCGCCTGCCCGCGGCGGCGATGACCGCCAAGGAGAGTGCGGGCAGGGAAAGCTCAGGTCTGCGCACGGCCACCTTCGCAGGCGGCTGCTTCTGGGGCGTGCAGGGCGTGTTCCAGCACGTGAAGGGCGTGAAGAACGCGGTCTCGGGCTATGCCGGCGGCACCCGGGCGAGCGCCCGCTACGAGGAGGTCGGCACCGGCCGCACCGGCCATGCGGAGGCGGTGCAGGTCACCTACGACCCGGCGGTGGTGCGTTACGACGAGCTGTTGCAGATCTTCTTCTCGGTGGCGCTCGACCCGACCGAGGTGGACCGGCAGGGCCCCGATACCGGCCCGCAATACCGCTCGGCACTCTTCCCCACGGATGCGGAGCAGGCCGCGGTGGCCAAGGCCTACATCGCCCAGCTAGACGGGGCGAAGATCTTCTCGAAGCCCATCGCCACTCGGATCGAGGCCGGCGCCTTCTACCCGGCGGAGGGCTACCACCAGGACTACATGACGCTCCACCCGACCAACAGCTACATCGCCGTCAACGACGCGCCGAAGCTGCGCAATCTCAAGGCGCTGTTCCCGGAACGGGCGAACGCGCAGCCGGTGCTGGTGGGCCGCCCGCCGGCGTAA
- a CDS encoding lysophospholipid acyltransferase family protein: MLLLRSLAFNLSFYVATTLIAIFGLPALASRKAVIRVAQFWGRTVMALLRVVGGARVEFRGLENIPPGPLLVAAKHQSALETLALTVAFEDFAYVLKRELMWIPVIGWYLGRGGMVPIDRSKGAKTMAALNAAAAGAIRDGRQLIIFPEGTRRPAGAPPAYKQGASHLYAALNVPCLPVALNTGLYWRRRGFRRMPGTTVIEFLPVIPPGLSRAAFLAEVQNRIETASDALLAEGRADLARHGHPVAVAMGGSAPVTDTSGTL, translated from the coding sequence ATGCTCCTCCTCCGTTCGCTCGCCTTCAACCTCTCGTTCTACGTCGCGACGACCCTGATCGCGATCTTCGGCCTGCCGGCGCTCGCCTCGCGCAAGGCCGTCATCCGGGTGGCCCAGTTCTGGGGCCGCACGGTGATGGCCCTGCTGCGGGTCGTCGGCGGAGCGCGGGTGGAGTTCCGCGGCCTGGAGAACATCCCGCCGGGCCCGCTGCTGGTGGCCGCCAAGCACCAATCGGCCCTGGAGACCCTGGCGCTCACGGTGGCGTTCGAGGATTTCGCCTACGTGCTCAAGCGCGAGCTGATGTGGATTCCCGTGATCGGCTGGTATCTCGGCCGGGGCGGGATGGTGCCGATCGACCGCTCCAAGGGCGCCAAGACCATGGCGGCGCTGAACGCGGCGGCGGCCGGGGCGATCCGCGACGGGCGCCAGCTCATCATCTTCCCCGAGGGCACCCGCCGCCCGGCCGGGGCCCCGCCCGCCTACAAGCAGGGCGCCTCCCACCTCTACGCGGCGCTGAACGTGCCCTGCCTGCCGGTGGCCCTGAACACCGGCCTGTACTGGCGCCGCCGAGGCTTCCGCCGGATGCCGGGCACCACGGTGATCGAGTTCCTGCCGGTGATCCCGCCGGGCCTGTCCCGCGCCGCCTTCCTCGCCGAGGTGCAGAACCGGATCGAGACGGCCTCCGACGCGCTGCTCGCCGAGGGCCGCGCCGACCTTGCCCGCCACGGCCACCCCGTCGCCGTGGCGATGGGCGGCTCGGCCCCGGTGACGGACACGTCGGGAACGCTGTGA
- the msrB gene encoding peptide-methionine (R)-S-oxide reductase MsrB → MNRRQTLRAGASLLGLLAASRLTAVMAGPAAGGHFEIEKSEAEWRAQLSPAAYRVLREHGTERAYTSPLNGEKRPGRFSCAGCDLPLFSSKTKFESGTGWPSFFEPLPGAVGTQIDTAYGMRRTEVHCRRCGGHLGHVFEDGPKPTGLRYCMNGVSLRFEPSADGPA, encoded by the coding sequence ATGAACCGCCGCCAGACCTTGCGAGCCGGAGCCTCGCTGCTGGGCCTGCTCGCCGCCTCCCGTCTCACGGCCGTCATGGCCGGTCCCGCTGCGGGCGGGCATTTCGAGATCGAGAAATCCGAGGCCGAGTGGCGCGCCCAGCTCTCGCCCGCCGCCTACCGGGTGCTGCGCGAGCACGGCACCGAGCGGGCCTATACGAGTCCGCTCAACGGCGAGAAGCGCCCGGGCCGCTTCTCCTGCGCCGGCTGCGACTTGCCGCTGTTCTCCTCGAAGACCAAGTTCGAGAGCGGCACCGGCTGGCCGAGCTTCTTCGAACCGCTGCCCGGCGCGGTCGGCACGCAGATCGACACCGCCTACGGCATGCGGCGCACGGAGGTGCATTGCCGCCGCTGCGGCGGCCATCTCGGCCACGTCTTCGAGGATGGCCCGAAGCCGACCGGCCTGCGCTACTGCATGAACGGCGTGTCGCTGCGCTTCGAGCCCTCCGCCGACGGTCCGGCCTGA
- the ggt gene encoding gamma-glutamyltransferase, whose product MSPTSPVRCAARTLLLAAALAASLAGLPAGLSGPARAQALPPAPEPPPIQSDEARLLPVLASRGMVSSQDALATRVGVEILRKGGNAVDAAVAVGFALAVTLPRAGNLGGGGFMMVHRAGARETGGETGKETGKETGKETGKETIAIDYRETAPAAATADMFLNPQGEPDRAASTRSGKAVGVPGTVRGLAEAHRRYGSGKFTLAELIAPAERLARDGIPIESGLADSLPRAAGLLGHWPSSRAVFFQGDHVLPRGAILRQTDLADTLKAIAEQGPDAFYEGPIAQKIAAAVQGAGGIMTTADLAAYRPEIRTPVRGRYRGYEIVSMPPPSSGGVHLIEILNILEGYDLAGMGAGSAGALHMLAEAMKPAYADRATWLGDPARTEVPVAGLTAKPYAAALREKIDPDRAKTAAEVSAGNPLPHESDQTTHFSVVDDQGNAVSNTYTLNFSYGIGLVAEGTGVLLNNEMDDFSAKTGARNAYGLVGGEANAVAPGARPLSSMTPTFVFRDGKLFLVTGSPGGSRIITTVLQVIVNVLDFRMNLAQAVAAPRLHHQWQPDVLMAEEGISPDTLALLRAKGHNVKVGATSGSANSVMAEDGLLAGASDPRQRGTLAEGP is encoded by the coding sequence ATGAGTCCGACCTCGCCCGTTCGCTGCGCCGCCCGCACGCTTCTCCTGGCCGCCGCCCTGGCGGCTTCCCTCGCGGGCCTTCCGGCCGGCCTCTCGGGGCCGGCCCGCGCGCAGGCGCTGCCGCCCGCGCCCGAGCCGCCGCCGATCCAGTCGGACGAGGCCCGCCTCCTACCGGTTCTGGCCAGCCGCGGCATGGTCTCGTCGCAGGACGCGCTCGCCACCCGCGTCGGCGTCGAGATCCTGCGGAAGGGCGGCAACGCCGTCGACGCGGCGGTGGCGGTCGGCTTCGCGCTGGCCGTCACGCTGCCGCGGGCGGGCAATCTCGGCGGCGGCGGCTTCATGATGGTGCATCGCGCCGGGGCCAGGGAGACGGGCGGGGAAACAGGCAAGGAGACTGGCAAGGAGACCGGCAAGGAGACCGGCAAGGAGACGATCGCGATCGATTACCGCGAGACCGCCCCGGCCGCTGCCACCGCCGACATGTTCCTGAACCCGCAGGGCGAGCCTGACCGCGCCGCCTCCACCCGGTCCGGGAAGGCGGTGGGCGTGCCCGGCACGGTGCGCGGCCTCGCCGAGGCTCACCGGCGCTACGGCTCGGGCAAGTTCACCCTGGCCGAACTGATCGCCCCGGCGGAGCGGCTCGCCCGCGACGGCATCCCGATCGAATCGGGCCTGGCGGATTCCCTGCCGCGGGCCGCGGGCCTGCTCGGGCATTGGCCGTCGAGCCGGGCGGTGTTCTTCCAGGGCGACCACGTGCTGCCGCGCGGCGCGATCCTGCGCCAGACCGACCTCGCCGACACCCTGAAGGCGATCGCCGAGCAGGGACCGGACGCCTTCTACGAGGGGCCGATCGCCCAGAAGATCGCGGCGGCGGTGCAGGGCGCGGGCGGGATCATGACGACGGCCGACCTCGCCGCCTACAGGCCGGAGATCCGCACGCCGGTGCGCGGCCGCTATCGCGGCTACGAGATCGTCTCGATGCCGCCGCCGAGTTCCGGCGGGGTGCATCTGATCGAGATCCTCAACATCCTAGAGGGCTACGACCTCGCCGGGATGGGCGCGGGCAGCGCAGGGGCGCTGCACATGCTGGCGGAAGCGATGAAGCCGGCCTACGCCGACCGGGCGACCTGGCTCGGCGATCCCGCGCGGACCGAGGTCCCCGTCGCGGGGCTCACCGCCAAGCCCTACGCCGCCGCCCTGCGTGAAAAAATCGATCCGGATCGGGCGAAGACCGCCGCGGAGGTGAGCGCCGGCAATCCGCTCCCCCACGAATCCGATCAGACCACGCATTTCTCGGTGGTGGACGATCAGGGCAACGCCGTCTCCAACACCTACACGCTGAACTTCTCCTACGGGATCGGGCTCGTCGCCGAGGGCACGGGCGTGCTGCTCAACAACGAGATGGACGACTTCTCCGCCAAGACCGGCGCGCGCAACGCCTACGGCCTCGTCGGCGGCGAGGCCAACGCCGTGGCGCCAGGGGCGCGCCCGCTCTCCTCGATGACGCCGACCTTCGTGTTTCGGGACGGCAAACTGTTCCTCGTCACCGGAAGCCCGGGGGGCAGCCGCATCATCACGACGGTGCTTCAGGTCATCGTGAACGTGCTCGATTTCCGCATGAACCTCGCCCAGGCGGTCGCGGCGCCGCGCCTTCACCACCAGTGGCAGCCCGACGTGCTGATGGCCGAGGAGGGGATCTCGCCCGACACGCTCGCCCTGCTGCGGGCCAAGGGCCACAATGTGAAGGTCGGCGCGACCTCGGGCTCGGCCAACTCGGTGATGGCCGAGGACGGCCTGCTCGCCGGGGCGTCCGATCCGCGTCAGCGGGGGACGCTGGCCGAAGGGCCTTGA
- a CDS encoding putative bifunctional diguanylate cyclase/phosphodiesterase has protein sequence MSRVEDLGSADIRAALAEGALSLAYQPIVSAATGAITGCEALLRWHHPILGAVQPAHFVPLAERTGDIVPLGAWVLDTACRQAATWPEDYRVCVNVSPVQLQEPDFPARVAAALRASGLTAARLELELTEGVLMGGAVALNAITGLRALGVSVALDDFGTGFSSLGYLQHLAFDRIKIDRSFIRALSEGRKSRFLIRTMHDIAHHFGMAVTAEGIETEDEARMLREIGSAELQGFLFGRPLPGEAVTSLLREQTRGKRRTARSPRSPKRAAP, from the coding sequence GTGTCCCGCGTCGAGGATCTGGGATCGGCCGATATCCGGGCGGCTCTGGCCGAGGGCGCGCTCTCGCTCGCCTACCAGCCCATCGTGTCGGCGGCGACGGGGGCGATCACGGGCTGCGAGGCGCTGCTGCGCTGGCATCACCCGATCCTCGGAGCGGTCCAACCCGCCCACTTCGTCCCGCTGGCCGAGAGAACGGGCGACATCGTCCCGCTCGGCGCGTGGGTTCTCGACACCGCCTGCCGGCAGGCGGCGACGTGGCCGGAGGATTACCGGGTCTGCGTGAACGTCTCGCCGGTCCAGTTGCAGGAGCCGGACTTCCCGGCCAGGGTCGCCGCCGCGTTGCGGGCCAGCGGGCTGACGGCCGCTCGCCTCGAACTGGAACTGACCGAAGGCGTCCTGATGGGGGGCGCCGTCGCGCTCAACGCCATCACGGGCCTGCGCGCGCTCGGGGTCAGCGTCGCCCTCGACGATTTCGGAACCGGCTTCTCGTCGCTCGGCTACCTGCAGCACCTCGCCTTCGACAGGATCAAGATCGACCGCTCGTTCATCAGGGCCCTCAGCGAGGGTCGGAAGAGCCGATTCCTGATCCGGACGATGCACGACATCGCGCACCACTTCGGGATGGCGGTGACCGCCGAAGGGATCGAGACCGAGGACGAGGCCCGGATGCTTCGCGAGATCGGTTCCGCGGAGCTGCAGGGCTTCCTGTTCGGCCGGCCGCTCCCGGGCGAGGCCGTAACGTCGCTTCTCCGGGAGCAGACGCGAGGGAAGCGGCGGACGGCACGATCGCCGCGATCCCCGAAACGCGCGGCCCCGTGA
- the metX gene encoding homoserine O-acetyltransferase MetX, with product MDSTLTQNAGRDAETVLRQDARRTVYEASPASDPRSPVMPFSADEPLAMDSGARLGPFQIAYQTAGTLNAERSNAVLICHALTGDQHFAHRHPVTGKPGWWETLVGPGKPVDTDRYFVVCSNVIGSCMGSTGPASLNPETGRPYGLDFPLVTIRDMVRAQAMLLDRLGISDLFLCIGGSMGGMQVLQWASLFPERVFAAMPIATGARHSAQNIAFHEVGRQAIMADPAWADGRYLEEGTRPAKGLGVARMGAHITYLSEPALHRKFGRRLQNRAAPTFSFNADFQIESYLRHQGLSFVERFDANAYLYLTRAMDYFDLAEDHGGVLANAFRGSKTRFCVMSFTSDWLFPTADSRAIVHALNAVAAPVAFVEVESDKGHDAFLLDEPAMFSAARGFIDAAARARGL from the coding sequence ATGGATTCCACCCTCACCCAGAACGCCGGGCGCGACGCCGAGACCGTCCTGCGGCAGGACGCGCGGCGGACGGTCTACGAGGCCTCGCCGGCCTCGGACCCGCGCAGTCCCGTCATGCCGTTTTCCGCCGACGAGCCGCTCGCCATGGATTCCGGCGCGCGCCTCGGCCCGTTCCAGATCGCCTACCAGACCGCCGGCACCCTCAACGCCGAGCGCTCGAACGCGGTGCTGATCTGCCACGCGCTCACCGGCGACCAGCACTTCGCCCACCGCCACCCCGTCACGGGCAAGCCCGGCTGGTGGGAGACCCTGGTGGGGCCGGGCAAGCCGGTCGACACCGACCGCTACTTCGTCGTCTGCTCGAACGTCATCGGCTCCTGCATGGGCTCGACCGGGCCCGCCTCGCTCAATCCGGAGACCGGGCGTCCCTACGGGCTCGACTTCCCGCTCGTGACGATCCGCGACATGGTCCGCGCCCAGGCGATGCTGCTCGACCGGCTCGGCATTTCCGATCTGTTCCTCTGTATCGGCGGCTCGATGGGCGGCATGCAGGTGCTGCAATGGGCCTCGCTCTTCCCCGAGCGGGTGTTTGCCGCGATGCCGATCGCCACCGGCGCGCGCCACTCGGCGCAGAACATCGCCTTCCACGAGGTCGGCCGGCAGGCGATCATGGCCGACCCCGCCTGGGCCGACGGACGCTATCTCGAAGAGGGCACGCGGCCGGCCAAGGGCCTGGGCGTCGCGCGGATGGGCGCGCACATCACCTACCTGTCGGAGCCCGCGCTGCACCGCAAGTTCGGCCGCCGCCTGCAGAACCGGGCCGCGCCGACCTTCTCCTTCAACGCCGACTTCCAGATCGAGAGCTACCTGCGCCACCAGGGCCTCAGCTTCGTCGAGCGCTTCGACGCCAACGCCTATCTCTACCTGACGCGGGCGATGGACTATTTCGACCTCGCCGAGGACCATGGCGGCGTGCTGGCCAACGCCTTCCGCGGTTCGAAGACCCGCTTCTGCGTCATGTCCTTCACCTCGGACTGGCTGTTTCCGACCGCCGATTCCCGCGCCATCGTCCACGCCCTGAACGCGGTGGCCGCGCCCGTCGCCTTCGTCGAGGTCGAGAGCGACAAGGGCCACGACGCCTTCCTGCTCGACGAGCCGGCGATGTTCTCCGCCGCCAGGGGCTTCATCGACGCGGCGGCCCGGGCGCGAGGACTGTAG
- a CDS encoding OmpW/AlkL family protein, which translates to MFAPIALSLSACGRDRRRERSAPDRKPLRRRWPSRGAGGTSGPVKAARRGLALAIALGLFGASAPCRAADPAADTASAGGLAAGSLLVRGRVIGSIPVGQSSQVEPIGGRVITPARPLPDLDLTYFLSDHFAVAGQIGVVSTRTSIRGSVIGDLTVGTTWSLSTTGAVQFHFRPGDAFNPYVGAGAGYTHPIAYDPAKPLVTTMKADPQLGPMLQAGFDYHLVGDWYANLEIKKIFLPPQVSRIGSGSATVRLDMLIIGAGIGYRF; encoded by the coding sequence ATGTTCGCACCCATCGCCCTGTCCCTTTCCGCGTGCGGGCGAGACCGCCGCCGCGAGCGCTCCGCGCCGGACCGGAAGCCGCTCCGGCGCCGGTGGCCGTCGCGCGGCGCGGGCGGGACGTCAGGGCCGGTGAAGGCGGCGCGACGGGGTCTCGCGCTCGCGATCGCGCTCGGCCTGTTCGGGGCCTCCGCACCCTGCCGGGCGGCCGATCCGGCCGCGGATACGGCATCCGCAGGGGGACTGGCCGCCGGGAGCCTCCTCGTTCGCGGCCGTGTCATCGGCAGCATCCCGGTCGGCCAGTCCTCGCAGGTCGAGCCGATCGGCGGACGCGTCATCACCCCGGCGCGTCCCCTGCCGGATCTCGACCTGACGTATTTCCTGTCCGATCATTTCGCGGTGGCGGGCCAGATCGGCGTCGTGTCGACCCGGACCTCGATCCGCGGCTCGGTCATCGGCGACCTGACGGTCGGCACGACCTGGAGCCTCTCCACGACCGGGGCGGTGCAGTTCCACTTCCGGCCCGGCGACGCCTTCAACCCGTATGTCGGCGCCGGCGCCGGCTACACGCATCCGATCGCCTACGATCCGGCAAAGCCGCTCGTCACCACGATGAAGGCCGACCCGCAACTGGGTCCGATGCTCCAGGCCGGCTTCGACTACCACCTCGTCGGCGACTGGTACGCCAACTTGGAGATCAAGAAGATCTTCCTGCCTCCGCAGGTCTCCCGGATCGGATCCGGCAGCGCAACCGTCAGGCTCGACATGCTGATCATCGGCGCCGGCATCGGCTACCGCTTCTGA
- a CDS encoding GGDEF domain-containing protein → MAMLDFNTLQVASISSRLAFVLVFLVTLLRHPREVYFGVWASALCSSLTASLLMLGDPPNIPLTPVKGCVVYVLYGASLALSWAGLRLFYERPACIPQVVLLALLSGLPYGALLAAGASVAWSLSTVFGGIALSTALCIVEILRTPASMRLWTQYIVLSGFGGYLFIFLLTIGVVQFASEHLASPEGGVYALLFDLWCGVFIQVGYLAMVSERAHLKLSRLAETDPLTGLANRRGLFAAIRRRAGRTSSPPRCAILLADIDHFKSINDTHGHEGGDAVLIGFAERLRSVMRKDDIIARWGGEEFLIVLDQAESSAASIVAERLRRTAEGQPFSVNGTAVTVTASIGVSIVAAGEEGIEPALSRADAALYAAKRDGRNRVCLEWPAAPSQPETRAVRAEPPSGLRGAMDDISIGEQPRSEMA, encoded by the coding sequence ATGGCCATGCTCGACTTCAACACGCTTCAGGTCGCCAGCATCAGCAGTCGTCTCGCCTTCGTCCTAGTGTTCTTGGTCACCCTGCTGCGGCATCCGCGCGAGGTCTACTTCGGTGTCTGGGCCAGCGCGCTGTGCAGTTCGCTGACGGCCTCGCTCCTGATGCTGGGCGATCCGCCGAACATCCCGCTGACCCCTGTGAAGGGATGCGTCGTCTACGTCCTGTACGGCGCGAGCCTCGCCCTGTCCTGGGCGGGCCTGCGCCTCTTCTACGAGCGGCCGGCCTGCATCCCGCAGGTTGTCCTGCTCGCCCTCTTGTCCGGCCTGCCTTACGGCGCCCTGCTCGCGGCCGGGGCCTCGGTGGCGTGGAGCCTCAGCACGGTGTTCGGCGGCATCGCGCTGAGCACGGCCCTGTGCATCGTAGAGATCCTGAGAACGCCCGCCTCGATGCGCCTGTGGACGCAATACATCGTCCTCTCGGGCTTCGGCGGATACCTGTTCATCTTCCTCCTGACGATCGGCGTGGTCCAATTCGCGAGCGAGCACCTCGCCTCGCCCGAGGGCGGCGTCTACGCGCTGCTGTTCGACCTGTGGTGCGGCGTCTTCATCCAGGTCGGCTATCTCGCCATGGTGAGCGAGCGGGCGCACCTGAAGCTCAGCCGCTTGGCCGAGACCGATCCGCTCACCGGGCTGGCGAACCGGCGCGGGCTGTTCGCGGCGATACGCCGGCGGGCGGGCCGCACGTCTTCCCCGCCACGCTGCGCGATCCTGTTGGCCGATATCGACCACTTCAAGTCGATCAACGACACCCACGGTCACGAGGGCGGCGACGCGGTTCTGATCGGCTTCGCCGAGCGGCTTCGCAGCGTGATGCGCAAGGACGACATCATCGCCCGCTGGGGCGGCGAGGAGTTCCTGATCGTGCTCGATCAGGCCGAATCCTCCGCCGCCAGCATCGTCGCCGAGCGGTTGCGACGGACGGCGGAGGGGCAGCCGTTCTCCGTGAATGGGACGGCCGTGACCGTGACCGCCAGCATCGGGGTCTCGATCGTGGCCGCCGGCGAGGAGGGGATCGAGCCCGCCCTGTCCCGGGCGGACGCGGCCCTCTACGCCGCCAAGAGGGACGGTCGAAACCGCGTCTGCCTGGAATGGCCGGCCGCGCCGTCCCAGCCGGAGACCAGGGCCGTCCGAGCGGAGCCGCCTTCCGGGCTTCGCGGGGCCATGGATGACATCTCGATCGGCGAGCAGCCGCGATCCGAGATGGCCTGA
- the metW gene encoding methionine biosynthesis protein MetW: MSESLTDAASGVPWDAAESLPRGEGAARIDHIVVLGLVPPGARVLDIGCGDGSLLALLRDRRGVDGRGIELSREGVNACLARGLPVIQGDADTDLANYPDDAFDVVVLSQTIQATRNPRIVLEHLLRIGRQVIISFPNFGHWRVRAELAFRGRMPVTEIMPETWYETPNIHHCTIRDFVGLCRDVGARIEKATALDARGRPMRFSMPWWFWNLIGAQGVFLLRRGGERG, translated from the coding sequence ATGAGCGAGAGCCTGACCGACGCCGCCTCGGGCGTGCCGTGGGACGCCGCCGAATCCCTGCCGCGGGGCGAGGGCGCGGCCCGCATCGACCATATCGTCGTGCTCGGCCTCGTGCCGCCGGGCGCGCGCGTCCTCGATATCGGCTGCGGCGACGGTTCGCTCCTGGCGCTGCTGCGGGATCGGCGCGGGGTCGACGGCCGCGGCATCGAATTGTCGCGCGAGGGCGTCAACGCCTGCCTCGCCCGCGGCCTGCCGGTGATCCAGGGCGACGCCGACACCGATCTCGCCAACTATCCCGACGACGCCTTCGACGTAGTGGTCCTGTCCCAGACCATCCAGGCCACCCGCAACCCGCGCATCGTGCTGGAGCACCTCCTGCGGATCGGCCGGCAGGTCATCATCTCGTTCCCGAATTTCGGCCATTGGCGGGTGCGGGCCGAACTCGCCTTCCGCGGCCGGATGCCCGTCACCGAGATCATGCCGGAGACGTGGTACGAGACCCCCAACATCCATCATTGCACGATCCGCGACTTCGTCGGCCTGTGCCGCGACGTCGGCGCCCGCATCGAGAAGGCCACCGCCCTCGACGCACGGGGACGCCCGATGCGCTTCTCGATGCCGTGGTGGTTCTGGAACCTGATCGGCGCGCAGGGGGTGTTCCTGCTGCGGCGCGGCGGGGAGAGGGGGTGA
- a CDS encoding phosphotransferase translates to MSDRLGAGRSSEVFAEGSDRVVKLYRRPFEPEAVANELAASRLAHGFGLPVPQAFGIVGRAGRTGILFMRLDGPPMILRYACNPLGLLLALRRLARIQHAVHAFPAAGLPSLHARLRHEIEGARVPEPLREAALAALARLPEGDRLCHGDLHPGNVISTRAGLHLIDWQKAAAGDPAADAARSELMLRYGRFGPAWFSRLAPVRLARQLIAAWYVAGYRAASGLPREAIAAWHLPVTVARLFGQPSDTDAELLAAVEALARESPSPEKANRFAGPGQSSGSDPVGDAAAQGPSASVPR, encoded by the coding sequence GTGTCGGATCGCCTCGGGGCCGGCCGTTCTTCGGAGGTGTTCGCCGAGGGATCGGACCGGGTGGTGAAGCTCTACCGCCGGCCCTTCGAGCCGGAGGCGGTGGCCAACGAACTGGCGGCGAGCCGCCTCGCCCACGGTTTCGGCCTGCCGGTGCCGCAGGCCTTCGGCATCGTCGGACGGGCCGGGCGCACCGGCATCCTGTTCATGCGTCTCGACGGGCCGCCGATGATCCTGCGCTACGCCTGCAACCCGCTCGGGCTGCTGCTCGCGCTGCGCCGCTTGGCGCGGATCCAGCACGCGGTCCACGCCTTCCCCGCCGCAGGGCTACCCTCGCTTCATGCCCGTCTGCGCCATGAGATCGAGGGCGCGCGGGTGCCCGAGCCTCTGCGAGAGGCGGCGCTGGCCGCCCTCGCCCGGTTGCCGGAGGGGGATCGGCTCTGTCACGGCGACCTGCATCCCGGCAACGTGATCTCGACCCGGGCCGGGCTGCACCTGATCGATTGGCAGAAGGCCGCCGCCGGCGATCCCGCCGCGGATGCGGCCCGCTCCGAACTGATGCTGCGCTACGGCCGGTTCGGCCCCGCCTGGTTCAGCCGGCTCGCCCCCGTGCGGTTGGCGCGCCAGCTGATCGCGGCGTGGTACGTGGCGGGCTACCGCGCGGCGAGCGGCCTGCCCCGGGAGGCCATCGCCGCGTGGCACCTGCCGGTGACGGTCGCGCGCCTGTTCGGCCAGCCCTCCGACACCGACGCCGAACTGCTGGCGGCGGTCGAGGCGCTGGCGCGCGAAAGTCCGAGTCCCGAAAAGGCGAACCGTTTCGCGGGTCCGGGGCAGAGCTCCGGTTCGGACCCGGTCGGGGACGCTGCCGCTCAAGGCCCTTCGGCCAGCGTCCCCCGCTGA
- the bfr gene encoding bacterioferritin, producing MKGDAKVIEYLNRGLRSELTAVNQYWLHFRLLNDWGYVDLAKFWRKESIEEMNHADRFIDRILFLDGFPNLQELDPLRIGQNVQEIIECDLAAENEARALYLEAAKYCDSINDRVSKRLFEDLAEDEEGHIDFLETQLDLIGQIGLPLYAQRHVGGLEQIAPETE from the coding sequence ATGAAGGGCGATGCCAAGGTCATCGAGTATCTCAACCGGGGCCTGCGCAGCGAGCTGACGGCCGTCAACCAGTACTGGCTGCACTTCCGTCTGCTGAACGACTGGGGCTACGTCGATCTCGCCAAGTTCTGGCGCAAGGAATCGATCGAGGAGATGAACCACGCCGACCGGTTCATCGACCGGATCCTGTTCCTCGACGGCTTCCCGAACCTGCAGGAGCTCGATCCGCTGCGGATCGGCCAGAACGTGCAGGAGATCATCGAGTGTGATCTCGCCGCCGAGAACGAGGCGCGCGCGCTCTATCTCGAGGCCGCCAAGTACTGCGATTCGATCAACGACCGCGTCTCCAAGCGGCTGTTCGAGGATCTGGCCGAGGACGAGGAAGGCCATATCGACTTCCTCGAGACGCAGCTCGACCTGATCGGCCAGATCGGCCTGCCGCTCTACGCCCAGCGCCATGTCGGCGGCCTGGAGCAGATCGCGCCCGAGACGGAGTGA